The following proteins come from a genomic window of Solwaraspora sp. WMMA2065:
- a CDS encoding ATP-binding cassette domain-containing protein: MTGLAVSCRRVVQIYRGEAGDVVALSGVDLRINPGEMLALVGPSGSGKSTLVALLAGLMRPSAGRVSVGSYDLGKLSDREVARLRGTQIGVVLQGAARNLLPYATLRRNVWLAQRRAAATAGIDLDDPDRILDLVGLPGRGSDRLAELTPGARQRAALAVGVAASPGLLLVDEPTSQLDTRGRDEVLDALETINRERKTTIVVVTHDAQVGARLGRAVTIRDGRVGAEGRDGEDFAVVAGDGTVQLPPEVLGDFPPGTLLRVAQADGAVTLVVGGAAPPGLLPDGVNSTGV; this comes from the coding sequence GTGACGGGACTTGCGGTGAGCTGCCGACGGGTGGTGCAGATCTACCGGGGCGAGGCCGGTGACGTGGTCGCGCTCTCCGGCGTCGACCTGCGGATCAACCCCGGGGAGATGCTCGCCCTGGTGGGGCCGTCCGGCTCCGGCAAGTCGACTCTGGTGGCGCTGCTCGCCGGGCTGATGCGCCCGTCCGCCGGCCGGGTCAGCGTCGGCAGCTACGACCTGGGCAAGCTCTCCGACCGGGAGGTCGCCCGGTTGCGGGGCACCCAGATCGGCGTGGTGCTGCAGGGTGCCGCCCGCAACCTGCTGCCGTACGCGACGTTGCGCCGCAACGTCTGGCTGGCCCAGCGGCGGGCCGCCGCCACCGCCGGCATCGACCTGGACGACCCGGACCGCATCCTCGACCTGGTCGGGTTGCCCGGCCGCGGCAGCGACCGGCTCGCCGAGCTGACGCCGGGCGCCCGGCAGCGGGCCGCGCTAGCCGTCGGTGTCGCCGCTTCGCCCGGCCTGCTGCTGGTCGACGAGCCGACCAGTCAACTCGACACCCGGGGCCGCGACGAAGTGCTCGACGCGCTGGAGACGATCAACCGGGAACGGAAGACCACGATCGTGGTGGTGACCCACGACGCGCAGGTTGGTGCCCGGCTCGGTCGGGCGGTGACCATACGGGACGGCCGGGTCGGCGCCGAGGGCCGCGACGGTGAGGACTTCGCGGTGGTGGCCGGCGACGGTACGGTGCAGCTGCCGCCCGAGGTGCTCGGCGACTTTCCACCCGGCACCCTGCTGCGGGTGGCCCAGGCCGACGGCGCGGTAACCCTGGTCGTGGGCGGGGCCGCCCCGCCCGGTCTGCTGCCCGACGGCGTCAACAGCACAGGAGTC